One genomic window of bacterium includes the following:
- a CDS encoding sulfite exporter TauE/SafE family protein, with protein MLNETVILAGTAATIGFIHTVFGPDHYLPFIVLSKARQWSSVKTGMITFLCGVGHVLSSIVLGFIGIALGIAVLKLEMVESFRGELAAWLLLVFGFTYFVWGVHKAIRSRPHEHLHQHESGDVHIHTHKHIADHSHVHSSKSNNLTPWILFTIFVFGPCEPLIPLVMYPAAKGNMITVAIVAFIFGLTTIATMLGIVLALSFGLSKLPLRRVKRYSHALAGLVIFLCGSTIKFLGL; from the coding sequence ATGTTAAATGAAACTGTTATTTTAGCAGGAACAGCTGCAACTATAGGATTTATTCATACTGTCTTTGGACCAGACCATTATTTACCCTTCATTGTACTATCCAAAGCGAGGCAATGGAGTAGTGTTAAGACGGGTATGATTACATTTCTATGTGGAGTTGGTCATGTGTTGAGTTCTATTGTCTTAGGATTTATAGGTATTGCTCTAGGAATCGCTGTTCTTAAATTGGAAATGGTCGAATCATTTCGCGGTGAATTAGCCGCTTGGCTTCTTCTTGTATTCGGATTTACATATTTTGTCTGGGGAGTACATAAAGCGATTCGTAGCCGACCCCATGAACATCTTCATCAACATGAAAGTGGAGATGTTCATATACACACTCATAAGCACATTGCAGATCATTCTCATGTTCATTCATCAAAATCAAACAATTTAACTCCATGGATTCTTTTTACAATATTTGTATTTGGTCCATGCGAACCATTAATTCCTCTTGTGATGTATCCAGCAGCTAAGGGCAATATGATAACGGTAGCGATAGTTGCATTTATCTTTGGATTGACAACTATCGCAACTATGCTGGGTATAGTTTTAGCTTTATCTTTCGGATTATCAAAACTACCACTTCGCAGAGTTAAAAGATATTCTCATGCGTTGGCTGGTTTGGTAATTTTTCTTTGTGGAAGCACAATTAAGTTTTTAGGACTATGA
- the glmS gene encoding glutamine--fructose-6-phosphate transaminase (isomerizing), translated as MCGIVGYIGKDSAPPILLDGLKRLEYRGYDSAGIAVPKTEGIELRRVEGKLTQLDRLLAEQPLEGDIGIGHTRWATHGRPSEANAHPHLDCRHKIAVVHNGIIENYMELKEELMAKGHKFKSETDTEVLAHLIEEYMDGNDLETAVRLALKRVDGSYAIGVIRADEPSKIVGARLRSPLVVGFSNNEFYIASDIPAILNRTRRVAFMDDHQMVVLKRDGVSFTTLDGDPVEKATMIIEWDALMAEKGGYKHFMLKEIYEQPRVIEETLHRARLKEDSVDLPDVRLSDEELLGFDRIFIVACGTSWHAGLVGKFLLEKYARISVEVDIGSEFRYRDPIIKPTHLVMAISQSGETADTIAAITESKEKGAKVVSICNVLGSTISRESDGVIYTQAGPEIGVASTKAFTAQLTALALFTLYLGSKRGTISSEQMREIIADLHRLPKQAKEILTDDEEIRKCASEYYQRQNFLYLGRGINYPIALEGALKLKEISYIHAEGYPAGEMKHGPIALIDEKMPVVVVATSSRVYDKVLGNIEEVKARNGTVLACATEGDDQIRKRANHIFFLPKTQEDLSPILNVIPFQLLAYHIAVLRGCDVDQPRNLAKSVTVE; from the coding sequence ATGTGTGGCATAGTAGGTTATATTGGAAAAGACTCGGCTCCGCCAATCTTGCTTGATGGCCTTAAGAGATTAGAGTATCGAGGTTATGATTCAGCGGGGATTGCTGTGCCCAAAACCGAAGGAATAGAATTGAGACGCGTTGAGGGAAAACTTACCCAACTGGATCGCTTACTGGCTGAACAGCCCCTTGAGGGAGATATTGGGATAGGGCATACCCGCTGGGCAACTCACGGCCGGCCGTCAGAAGCCAATGCTCATCCTCATCTTGATTGTCGGCATAAAATAGCCGTGGTTCATAATGGGATCATTGAGAATTATATGGAGTTAAAGGAGGAACTTATGGCCAAAGGTCATAAGTTCAAATCAGAAACCGATACTGAGGTTCTGGCTCACCTTATTGAAGAATATATGGATGGAAATGACTTAGAGACAGCCGTCCGGCTTGCCTTGAAAAGGGTAGATGGCTCATACGCCATAGGGGTGATAAGGGCGGATGAGCCGTCTAAAATAGTTGGGGCGAGGCTGCGCAGTCCGCTGGTAGTGGGCTTTAGTAATAACGAGTTCTACATTGCCTCTGACATCCCGGCTATCTTGAATCGAACCAGAAGGGTAGCCTTCATGGACGACCACCAAATGGTGGTTCTTAAAAGAGATGGTGTATCTTTTACTACCCTGGATGGAGATCCGGTGGAGAAGGCGACCATGATCATCGAATGGGATGCCCTTATGGCGGAAAAGGGTGGATATAAGCACTTTATGCTCAAAGAGATATATGAACAACCCCGGGTTATAGAGGAAACCCTCCACCGGGCAAGATTGAAGGAAGACTCGGTTGATCTGCCGGATGTTCGATTAAGCGATGAAGAGCTTTTAGGGTTTGATCGAATATTTATCGTTGCCTGTGGGACGAGCTGGCATGCGGGACTGGTAGGAAAATTCTTGTTGGAGAAGTATGCCCGAATTTCAGTGGAAGTTGATATCGGATCTGAGTTCAGATATCGGGATCCAATAATTAAACCTACTCACCTGGTTATGGCTATTTCTCAGTCAGGAGAGACCGCAGATACCATTGCGGCTATAACTGAGTCAAAAGAAAAAGGGGCTAAGGTGGTATCCATCTGTAATGTCCTGGGCAGTACTATCTCCAGGGAATCGGATGGGGTTATCTATACCCAGGCCGGGCCAGAAATAGGCGTAGCTTCAACCAAGGCCTTTACTGCCCAATTAACGGCCCTGGCTCTTTTTACTCTCTACCTGGGAAGTAAAAGAGGGACTATCTCTTCCGAGCAAATGAGAGAGATAATTGCTGATCTACATAGGCTTCCCAAACAAGCTAAGGAGATTTTAACTGATGATGAAGAGATACGTAAATGCGCTTCGGAGTACTACCAGCGGCAGAATTTTCTCTATCTAGGACGTGGAATCAACTATCCTATTGCCCTGGAAGGGGCGTTGAAATTGAAGGAGATCTCTTATATCCATGCGGAAGGGTATCCGGCCGGTGAGATGAAACATGGACCTATTGCCCTTATTGATGAAAAAATGCCGGTAGTGGTGGTGGCTACTTCCAGTCGTGTTTACGATAAGGTCCTGGGCAATATTGAGGAAGTAAAAGCCAGAAATGGAACGGTTCTTGCCTGTGCTACCGAAGGAGATGATCAGATCAGGAAACGGGCAAATCATATCTTTTTCCTGCCTAAGACTCAGGAGGATCTTTCGCCTATCCTGAATGTTATTCCTTTCCAACTTTTGGCCTATCATATCGCTGTCCTTCGTGGCTGTGATGTCGATCAACCGCGAAATCTGGCCAAAAGCGTAACGGTAGAATAA
- a CDS encoding pyridoxine 5'-phosphate synthase: MATLGVNIDHVATVRQARGVSEPDPIAAAVLAELAGCHGITVHLREDRRHIQERDVIILRKVVQTKLNLEMAATAEMIAFARELPPDQATLVPEKREELTTEGGLDVMAQQESLIKVVESLSELGIKVSLFIDPALGQIEAASKTGTHFIELHTGEYARAKSEEDIERELERLKKAASKAVALGLRVNAGHGLNYQNVTPVASIPQVEELNIGHSIISRAVLVGMERAVREMLALM, encoded by the coding sequence ATGGCTACCTTGGGAGTAAATATCGATCATGTGGCTACCGTTCGTCAGGCCCGAGGAGTGTCTGAGCCTGATCCTATTGCCGCGGCAGTTTTAGCTGAATTGGCCGGTTGTCATGGAATCACGGTCCACCTGAGGGAAGATAGGCGTCACATCCAGGAGAGGGATGTCATTATCCTCCGAAAGGTGGTTCAAACAAAACTCAATTTAGAGATGGCGGCTACGGCTGAAATGATTGCCTTCGCTCGAGAACTGCCTCCGGACCAGGCGACCCTTGTTCCTGAAAAACGGGAAGAACTAACGACTGAAGGCGGGCTGGATGTTATGGCCCAACAAGAAAGTCTAATCAAAGTGGTTGAGTCCCTATCTGAGCTCGGGATCAAGGTTAGTCTCTTTATCGATCCGGCCCTCGGTCAAATTGAAGCTGCCTCAAAAACAGGAACCCATTTTATTGAGCTTCATACGGGAGAATATGCCCGGGCAAAGTCAGAGGAAGATATAGAACGCGAACTGGAGAGATTAAAGAAGGCCGCTTCTAAAGCCGTCGCCCTTGGACTCAGGGTAAACGCCGGACATGGACTTAATTACCAAAATGTGACTCCCGTGGCTTCCATTCCACAGGTAGAAGAGTTAAACATTGGACATAGCATTATCTCCCGGGCTGTCCTGGTGGGGATGGAGAGGGCGGTTAGGGAGATGCTGGCCTTGATGTAA
- a CDS encoding LysM peptidoglycan-binding domain-containing protein, producing MKTPITEDWSRELKPYTVKQGDTLTRIAREHHIPFAEILKANPQIDDPDRINVGQRIHLPMEEDIPFDIHKVKEGDTLWGTAQKYGLPLPALLRANPQIENPALIREGEKINIPSEKGDDTTIHTVKKGDTLFGIARHYGVSLSEILNANPEIKTPEFLQIGELVKVPTAVKAYQKGLKEKIVLGGKRISDRQAFIQSIAGYAQETEKTTGIPASVTIAQAIIESRWGRGVLGKANNFFGIKGRGTAGSITLNVYEYINGRRVKINSLFRRYNNLIESFQDHARVISESSRYREAMRWVDDPKRFVRELRKAGYATNPRYADIIIGIMERYNLYQYNMAPLVAKEERL from the coding sequence ATGAAAACACCGATAACTGAAGATTGGAGTAGAGAACTTAAACCGTATACCGTCAAGCAGGGAGACACCTTAACCAGGATCGCCAGAGAACACCACATCCCCTTTGCTGAGATTTTAAAGGCCAATCCACAGATAGATGACCCTGATCGAATTAATGTCGGTCAACGAATACACCTCCCGATGGAAGAAGACATTCCATTTGATATTCATAAGGTCAAAGAAGGCGATACCTTATGGGGGACAGCCCAAAAATATGGGCTTCCTCTCCCGGCGCTCTTGAGGGCTAATCCTCAGATAGAGAATCCAGCCCTGATCAGGGAGGGGGAAAAAATCAATATACCCTCTGAAAAGGGTGATGATACCACTATTCACACCGTAAAGAAGGGGGACACCCTGTTTGGTATTGCCAGGCACTATGGCGTTTCTCTTTCTGAGATACTTAATGCCAATCCGGAGATAAAAACCCCAGAGTTTCTCCAGATCGGAGAGTTGGTTAAAGTTCCCACGGCGGTTAAGGCTTACCAAAAGGGCTTGAAAGAGAAAATAGTCCTTGGCGGGAAAAGGATTTCGGATCGCCAGGCCTTTATTCAATCTATAGCCGGATATGCCCAGGAAACAGAGAAAACCACCGGCATACCGGCTTCAGTAACTATTGCCCAGGCTATTATTGAATCAAGGTGGGGAAGAGGTGTCCTGGGTAAGGCCAATAATTTCTTTGGCATTAAAGGGAGAGGAACGGCTGGTTCGATTACGCTTAATGTTTACGAGTATATTAACGGTAGAAGGGTCAAAATAAATAGCCTCTTTAGAAGGTATAACAATTTGATTGAATCCTTTCAGGATCACGCCCGAGTTATTTCTGAATCTTCCAGATACAGAGAAGCTATGCGATGGGTGGATGATCCGAAAAGGTTTGTCCGGGAATTGAGAAAGGCCGGATATGCCACTAATCCCCGTTACGCCGATATAATCATCGGGATAATGGAGCGGTATAACCTATATCAATACAATATGGCGCCTCTCGTGGCTAAAGAAGAGAGATTGTAA
- the hisF gene encoding imidazole glycerol phosphate synthase subunit HisF, whose protein sequence is MLAKRIIPCLDVDAGRVVKGINFVQLRDAGDPVEQAAIYDREGADELVFLDITASAQERDIMLDVVAKTAEVAFMPVTVGGGIRNLLDIERLLRRGADRVSINTAAVQNPALVDEAARRFGSQCIIVAIDARAKRDSSPGWEVFIHGGRTPTGIDALYWAKKVEELGAGEILLTSMDRDGTKDGYDLELTKAMAEAVNIPIIASGGAGELSHFYDVFTQTEAEAALAASIFHFRTFSIGEVKKYLADRGIAVRPKIR, encoded by the coding sequence ATGTTAGCGAAAAGAATTATTCCCTGTCTTGATGTTGATGCCGGTCGAGTAGTGAAGGGGATAAATTTTGTCCAGCTCAGAGATGCAGGGGATCCGGTAGAACAGGCCGCTATTTATGACCGGGAAGGAGCGGATGAATTAGTCTTTTTGGATATAACCGCCTCAGCCCAGGAACGGGATATTATGCTCGATGTGGTGGCCAAAACAGCCGAGGTAGCCTTTATGCCGGTTACCGTTGGCGGAGGGATAAGAAATCTCCTGGATATAGAGAGGCTCCTTCGCCGCGGGGCTGATCGTGTTTCCATTAATACGGCGGCTGTCCAAAACCCGGCGCTGGTAGATGAAGCTGCCAGACGGTTTGGCAGTCAGTGCATTATTGTGGCTATAGATGCCAGGGCGAAAAGAGATTCTTCTCCAGGGTGGGAGGTCTTTATCCACGGCGGACGAACCCCTACGGGGATAGATGCCCTATATTGGGCCAAAAAGGTGGAAGAGCTGGGCGCAGGAGAGATTCTTTTGACCAGCATGGATAGAGATGGAACAAAGGATGGCTACGATTTAGAATTAACTAAGGCCATGGCAGAGGCAGTCAACATCCCTATCATTGCCTCAGGAGGAGCAGGAGAGCTGTCTCATTTTTATGATGTTTTTACTCAAACAGAAGCTGAAGCTGCCTTAGCCGCTTCTATCTTCCACTTTCGGACTTTCTCTATTGGGGAGGTGAAAAAATATCTTGCCGACCGGGGTATAGCGGTCAGACCTAAAATAAGGTAG
- a CDS encoding DUF2905 domain-containing protein: MSNQQIGLLIVVAGLIIGLVGLLIWSGGLGWFGRLPGDIRIERDSIRVYIPITSMLLLSVALSLVFYMVRRFF; the protein is encoded by the coding sequence ATGTCTAACCAACAGATTGGATTACTGATAGTCGTAGCTGGTTTGATTATCGGACTGGTAGGGCTTCTCATCTGGTCCGGCGGTCTCGGATGGTTTGGCCGCCTCCCAGGCGATATTCGGATCGAACGGGATTCTATAAGGGTCTACATTCCGATAACTTCAATGCTGCTTCTCTCGGTAGCGCTTAGCCTAGTGTTTTATATGGTGCGGCGATTTTTCTAA
- a CDS encoding TldD/PmbA family protein, whose protein sequence is MTKDLFKKAIVSHKADYLEIRAEDRETVRIDYMGPELEGIGRNTDSGGCVRALIKGGWGFSSFNRLDKLGDHIRAATQAAALVGRGKSRLATAPVVTAEVAAQVEKDPGNISLEEKHALCRTYNEIILSAPKIQTSRVSYREKTITKHFCNSEGTYLVSKHIFCGISLMAMTREGSNVQQAYHSVGDQRGYQIVEGLEESAEGVAKRAVDLLSAPSVKGGTYTVICDPKLCGVFVHEAFGHLSEADHIYENKRLMAMMRLGRRFGAEQLSIIDDPTLPGEAGSFEYDDEGVKGSPTYLLKEGVLTHRLHSRETALKMEEAPTGNARAISYRYEPIVRMSNTYLAPGEANLESMLNGVSEGIYAKGALGGQTEMEMFTFSAEEAYLIQNGQLGPLIRDVVLTGNVFETLANIDMIGHDLVHFGGLGGCGKSGQGPLPVATGGPHIRIQKVTIGGR, encoded by the coding sequence ATGACTAAGGACCTGTTTAAAAAAGCGATCGTTTCGCATAAAGCTGACTATCTTGAAATCAGAGCCGAAGACCGGGAAACGGTCAGGATAGATTATATGGGGCCGGAACTGGAGGGTATTGGCCGGAATACTGACTCCGGTGGATGTGTCCGGGCTTTGATCAAGGGTGGTTGGGGATTTTCGTCCTTTAATCGCCTGGATAAGCTGGGGGATCATATCCGGGCCGCCACTCAGGCAGCCGCCTTGGTAGGCAGAGGGAAAAGCCGTCTGGCCACTGCTCCGGTAGTCACGGCTGAAGTGGCTGCTCAGGTAGAGAAGGATCCGGGAAATATCTCTCTGGAAGAAAAACACGCCTTATGCCGGACCTACAATGAGATTATCCTGTCTGCGCCTAAGATTCAAACCAGCCGTGTCAGCTACCGAGAGAAAACCATAACCAAACATTTCTGTAATTCTGAGGGGACGTATCTAGTTTCAAAGCACATCTTTTGTGGGATCAGCCTTATGGCTATGACCAGGGAAGGCAGCAATGTTCAGCAGGCCTACCACTCAGTAGGCGACCAGCGAGGGTATCAGATCGTAGAAGGCTTAGAAGAATCGGCTGAAGGGGTGGCTAAGAGAGCCGTTGATTTACTTTCGGCCCCTTCGGTTAAAGGCGGAACTTACACCGTTATCTGCGATCCAAAGCTATGCGGGGTATTCGTGCACGAGGCCTTTGGTCACCTTTCTGAAGCGGATCATATTTATGAAAACAAGCGGCTAATGGCAATGATGCGGTTGGGAAGGAGGTTTGGAGCAGAACAGCTAAGTATTATTGACGATCCTACCCTTCCTGGAGAGGCTGGGTCTTTCGAATATGATGATGAAGGGGTAAAGGGTAGCCCCACCTACCTCCTCAAAGAAGGTGTTCTTACCCACCGACTCCATTCTCGGGAGACAGCCCTCAAGATGGAAGAAGCCCCCACTGGAAATGCCAGGGCCATAAGTTACAGATATGAACCTATTGTCAGGATGTCAAACACCTACCTGGCCCCTGGCGAGGCGAATCTGGAAAGCATGCTGAACGGCGTATCCGAAGGGATTTATGCCAAAGGCGCTCTGGGTGGCCAGACAGAGATGGAAATGTTCACCTTCTCCGCCGAGGAGGCTTACCTTATTCAAAATGGCCAATTAGGCCCCCTGATTCGTGATGTGGTGTTGACCGGAAACGTCTTTGAAACCCTGGCTAATATTGATATGATCGGCCACGATCTGGTTCATTTTGGCGGGCTGGGTGGTTGCGGCAAAAGCGGTCAGGGCCCCTTACCTGTAGCCACCGGAGGCCCCCATATCCGGATACAAAAGGTGACTATTGGGGGGAGATAA
- a CDS encoding dihydroorotate dehydrogenase — protein sequence MIPNLTVKIGQLKLKNPVMVASGTFGFGEEFTSFFDLNRLGAMVVKGLTLRPKAGNPPPRIVETPAGMLNAVGLENCGLEKFVTEKMPFLRQFKTPLIVNVNGKTIDEYVKLSEELSKVAGVSALELNLSCPNVKGGGMAFGVDPHMVYLVTSMVRRTTPLPLIVKLSPNVTDIKTIAQRAEEAGADGLSLINTLLGLAIDHKTGQPQLAHITGGLSGPAVKPIALRMVWEVSEQVNIPIIGMGGITGPADALEFLAAGAVAVAVGTGSFINPQLPLEVIKGLEDYLAKEKMGDIHEIIGRFSREIIYRTLVEREALLEGHFWLSSGRHSGRYFQAALILQDPSLASIWCTKLARKFKGEKIDLVIGPALGGVIVAQEVAKSLGVRAIFTERVSGKMQLRRGFRINPQERVLVVEDVITTGGSVKEVIELVKQTKAEVVGVGALVDRSGGIELGFHPESLLQVEIETYAPDSCPLCQKDLPLVKPGSK from the coding sequence ATGATTCCGAATCTAACGGTCAAGATAGGCCAGCTCAAGCTAAAGAACCCGGTCATGGTTGCCTCGGGGACCTTTGGATTTGGCGAGGAGTTTACCTCATTTTTCGACCTCAACCGATTAGGGGCAATGGTGGTTAAGGGCCTAACCCTTAGACCTAAAGCCGGTAACCCTCCACCCAGAATAGTGGAGACCCCGGCCGGGATGCTTAATGCTGTTGGCCTGGAAAACTGTGGTCTGGAGAAATTTGTCACCGAGAAGATGCCCTTTTTGAGACAATTTAAGACCCCCCTCATAGTCAATGTAAATGGGAAAACCATCGATGAGTATGTAAAGCTATCCGAAGAATTATCAAAGGTGGCCGGCGTCTCAGCCCTCGAGCTAAATCTCTCCTGTCCTAATGTTAAAGGGGGGGGGATGGCCTTCGGGGTTGACCCCCATATGGTCTATTTAGTTACCTCTATGGTTCGAAGGACCACCCCCCTTCCTTTAATTGTTAAACTCTCCCCCAATGTCACGGACATAAAGACTATTGCCCAAAGGGCTGAAGAAGCAGGGGCTGATGGTCTCTCACTGATAAACACCCTGCTTGGTCTGGCCATTGATCATAAAACAGGCCAGCCCCAACTGGCCCATATTACGGGCGGGCTTTCTGGGCCAGCGGTAAAGCCAATCGCCCTCAGGATGGTCTGGGAGGTTTCAGAACAGGTGAATATTCCTATTATTGGCATGGGAGGGATAACCGGACCAGCGGATGCCCTCGAATTTTTGGCGGCTGGGGCCGTGGCTGTCGCCGTGGGGACAGGGAGCTTCATTAACCCCCAATTGCCCCTAGAGGTAATTAAAGGCCTAGAGGATTATCTGGCGAAAGAAAAGATGGGGGATATTCACGAAATCATTGGACGGTTCTCCCGAGAGATTATCTACCGAACCTTGGTAGAGCGAGAGGCCCTTTTAGAAGGACACTTCTGGCTCTCTTCAGGACGCCATTCCGGACGATACTTTCAGGCGGCCTTGATTCTTCAAGACCCTTCTCTTGCCTCTATCTGGTGTACCAAACTGGCCAGAAAATTTAAGGGGGAAAAGATAGATCTGGTCATCGGTCCTGCCCTGGGCGGGGTAATTGTGGCCCAGGAGGTGGCTAAAAGTCTGGGAGTAAGGGCTATCTTTACTGAGAGGGTTTCAGGTAAAATGCAGCTTCGCCGAGGCTTTAGGATTAATCCTCAAGAGAGAGTTCTGGTCGTAGAGGATGTCATTACCACAGGCGGTTCAGTCAAAGAGGTTATCGAGCTGGTTAAGCAAACTAAGGCTGAAGTAGTGGGCGTAGGGGCTTTAGTCGATAGAAGTGGCGGGATAGAACTGGGTTTCCACCCTGAGTCGCTTCTCCAGGTCGAAATAGAGACCTACGCCCCTGATTCTTGTCCCCTGTGTCAAAAAGACCTGCCGCTGGTTAAGCCGGGCAGCAAATAG
- a CDS encoding anthranilate synthase component I family protein, giving the protein MNSSAIGHRPSAINPSLDEFLSLIEAGYNLIPLSTRVKLKGEITPALVFEGMADKPYSFWLDSGKGNPSLARYSFLGTHPWLVFKSKGDRIETITPGEALPSTIRGNPLRKLAQILDQCKAPRLRRGYPPFGGGAVGYLSYDLAHFFEDLPRRSLDDLDLPESYFIFVNDVIGFDHLSEEFIIISNTRIGGNPIEDYHQTKEKIEDIRDKLEKVAQPSPLYKDNSRFSQLDRSSLSASLSLESNFTRPGFEEIVRQAKAYIKAGDIFQVNLSQRLSTAINDPPLAIYKALRAINPSPFAFYLSFGDLKLVSSSPERLLRIAGRRIETRPIAGTRPRGKTTQQDSRLRKELILDAKERAEHIMLVDLERNDLGRICEYGSVQVDELMVTEEYSHVIHIVSNVVGQLRKEIGLYDILRATFPGGTITGTPKIRAMEIIDELEPVQRGPYTGSAGYISYSGDLDLNIIIRTIVVKGDQAYAQAGAGIVADSDPTREYYETLHKAEALIKALKGKGLIKPLPLSLRASR; this is encoded by the coding sequence ATGAACTCCTCCGCCATCGGCCATCGGCCATCGGCCATCAACCCGTCTTTAGATGAATTTCTCAGCCTGATAGAGGCCGGTTACAACCTTATTCCCCTTTCAACCCGTGTCAAGCTTAAAGGAGAAATAACCCCGGCCTTAGTTTTTGAAGGGATGGCTGACAAACCTTATTCTTTCTGGTTGGATAGCGGCAAGGGAAATCCCTCTCTGGCTCGATATTCTTTCCTCGGCACCCATCCCTGGCTCGTATTTAAAAGCAAAGGCGATCGAATAGAAACAATCACGCCTGGAGAGGCGTTACCTTCCACAATAAGAGGGAATCCTCTCCGGAAATTAGCCCAAATTCTCGACCAGTGTAAGGCCCCCCGATTGCGGCGGGGATATCCCCCTTTTGGCGGCGGAGCGGTTGGCTACTTAAGTTACGATTTAGCCCACTTCTTTGAAGATCTGCCCCGAAGAAGTCTCGACGATCTGGACCTCCCGGAAAGTTATTTCATCTTCGTTAATGACGTCATCGGCTTTGATCATTTGAGTGAAGAATTCATTATTATTTCTAACACCCGGATAGGTGGAAATCCTATCGAGGACTACCACCAGACTAAAGAGAAGATAGAGGATATTAGAGACAAATTAGAAAAAGTAGCCCAGCCATCGCCCCTCTATAAAGATAATTCCAGGTTCTCCCAGTTAGACAGGTCTTCTTTATCCGCCTCTCTCTCCCTTGAGTCCAATTTTACCCGGCCAGGTTTTGAAGAGATAGTAAGGCAGGCCAAGGCCTACATCAAGGCCGGAGACATCTTTCAGGTCAATCTTTCCCAGCGGCTTTCCACCGCTATTAATGATCCCCCCTTGGCCATCTATAAAGCCCTTCGGGCCATTAACCCCTCCCCCTTTGCTTTTTATCTCTCTTTTGGAGACTTAAAGTTGGTTAGTTCATCTCCTGAAAGGCTGCTCCGGATAGCGGGACGGAGGATTGAGACCAGGCCTATTGCCGGGACAAGACCAAGAGGCAAGACCACCCAGCAAGACAGTAGATTGAGAAAAGAACTGATCTTAGATGCTAAAGAACGGGCCGAGCATATTATGTTAGTTGATCTGGAGCGAAATGATTTAGGCCGAATATGTGAATATGGTTCAGTCCAGGTGGATGAATTGATGGTCACTGAAGAATATTCCCACGTCATTCATATTGTTTCCAATGTGGTGGGCCAATTAAGGAAAGAAATTGGCCTTTATGACATCCTGCGGGCTACCTTTCCGGGTGGGACAATAACCGGCACCCCCAAGATAAGGGCGATGGAAATAATTGATGAACTGGAACCGGTGCAGAGAGGGCCTTATACCGGCTCGGCCGGGTATATCAGCTATAGCGGCGACCTCGACCTGAACATCATTATCCGAACCATTGTCGTTAAAGGAGATCAGGCTTATGCCCAGGCCGGAGCAGGTATTGTGGCTGATTCAGACCCAACCAGAGAATATTATGAAACCCTCCATAAAGCCGAGGCCTTAATCAAGGCCTTAAAAGGTAAGGGGTTAATCAAACCCTTACCTTTATCCCTCCGGGCTTCCAGATAG
- a CDS encoding TlpA disulfide reductase family protein, with translation MQKWKAYLIIGIIIMMGCQAESPPVDKGLKLAPPQAEEVIPPSSDTDTVEAAPPAETLEVASLPAEPPKEVTPAKPKWGNAPDFTLEKLGGGTLTLSALVGKVIVLDFWATWCPPCRAEIPAFVELYSEYKDKGVEIIGLSLDRQGKEVVDSFAQKHKINYPLMMATPEVVMAYGGIRSIPTTFLIDQQGNVIKYHVGFASKEVFESEIKTLLSGSPEG, from the coding sequence ATGCAAAAATGGAAGGCTTACTTAATAATAGGCATAATTATTATGATGGGCTGTCAGGCTGAGTCCCCTCCGGTAGATAAAGGGCTTAAACTGGCGCCACCTCAGGCAGAGGAGGTAATTCCCCCTTCTTCTGATACGGATACTGTCGAGGCAGCCCCTCCGGCTGAGACACTTGAAGTGGCTTCTCTGCCAGCGGAGCCGCCTAAAGAAGTAACTCCAGCCAAGCCCAAGTGGGGTAATGCCCCTGATTTTACTTTGGAGAAGCTGGGGGGAGGAACGCTGACTCTATCTGCTTTGGTGGGTAAGGTTATTGTTTTAGACTTTTGGGCGACCTGGTGCCCCCCTTGCCGGGCTGAGATCCCGGCCTTTGTGGAGCTTTATTCCGAATATAAAGATAAAGGCGTGGAAATCATTGGTCTCTCATTGGATCGGCAAGGGAAAGAAGTCGTAGATAGCTTTGCTCAGAAGCACAAGATAAACTACCCTCTTATGATGGCCACCCCAGAGGTAGTTATGGCCTATGGGGGTATTCGAAGTATTCCTACCACTTTTTTGATTGATCAGCAAGGAAATGTGATTAAGTACCACGTTGGATTTGCTTCTAAGGAAGTCTTTGAAAGTGAGATAAAGACCCTTCTATCTGGAAGCCCGGAGGGATAA